From a region of the Emcibacter sp. SYSU 3D8 genome:
- a CDS encoding serine protease, translating to MRRMLASALLLAVCCTVPARADGPVVELIAAVKPSVVAIGTHEETRRPQDVILGTGFAVGDGGHILTALHVVRGVPAGSLSMYVGQGDDAEIVRVMQIAADSDHDMALLKIEGKTLPALRLFLGVPLSEGEEVAFTGYPIGAVYGLYPATHRGIVSAITPIARAQVTPGELTPDMIRAIDRKIMAYQLDATSFPGNSGGPMVDPSDGAVVGVINSTYVQQTKDSALDRPSGITFAMPIPPAIEMLRKAGLEP from the coding sequence ATGCGCCGGATGCTGGCTTCGGCGCTGCTGCTGGCCGTGTGCTGCACGGTCCCGGCCCGCGCCGACGGCCCCGTTGTCGAGTTGATCGCCGCCGTGAAGCCCAGCGTCGTGGCCATCGGCACCCACGAGGAAACCCGTCGGCCGCAGGATGTGATTCTGGGCACCGGCTTCGCCGTGGGCGATGGCGGCCACATATTGACCGCGCTGCACGTAGTGCGCGGCGTGCCGGCCGGATCGCTGTCGATGTATGTGGGGCAGGGCGACGATGCCGAGATAGTCCGCGTGATGCAGATCGCGGCCGATTCCGACCACGACATGGCGCTGCTGAAGATCGAGGGCAAGACGCTGCCGGCGCTGCGCCTGTTCCTGGGCGTACCGCTCAGCGAGGGCGAGGAGGTGGCGTTCACCGGCTATCCGATCGGCGCGGTCTACGGCCTCTATCCCGCCACGCACCGCGGCATCGTGTCGGCGATCACGCCGATCGCCCGGGCGCAGGTCACGCCCGGAGAACTGACGCCCGACATGATCCGGGCCATCGACAGGAAGATCATGGCCTATCAACTCGACGCGACCAGCTTTCCCGGCAACAGCGGCGGCCCCATGGTCGATCCATCGGATGGCGCCGTGGTCGGCGTCATCAACTCGACCTATGTCCAGCAGACCAAGGACAGCGCCCTCGACCGGCCGTCCGGCATCACCTTCGCCATGCCGATCCCGCCGGCCATCGAGATGCTCAGGAAGGCGGGCCTGGAGCCCTGA
- the xrtA gene encoding exosortase A, translated as MSADPMLRSWSRWRYTVAVFAVSAAALIALFWRTALSMEATWRGNDSYQHTYLVPLILAYLVWEDRDRLARVMPRADWRGLAVVLLAALGWVLGAAGQVQVVQQVALIGMVQGLVLALFGWPVVRVLLFPLMFMLFLAPMGDFLVPTLQRWTADVVVWFVELTGVATTTDGFMITLQDGIQPWHRFQVARECSGIRYLTAMFQIGLLTAYLLYRSWPRRVAAVLVAVAVPIVANWVRAVGIVLIAYHTEGRRGMDVDHIIYGFWFFLFVLAVYIGICWLFAEPPPQRRPAVFSAETAPAGFRRKLAVIGALAVLAGVLAAYSSNIRLAGTAPAGAVLSAPPQAGDWRRTAYMGLDWRPVFAGADEELLARYSKGGTAIDVYMARYLQKTAAGELVGYGNDLAGSGWDSLGERRKATLEVDGEPVTVRYVRLAQPDRKRVVFYWYRVGGGNVSSDVMAKIETTKVRLFYKDSMSGVIAIAIDEDADMATLTAQVQNLVTALSPVSLLGDR; from the coding sequence ATGAGTGCCGACCCGATGCTTCGATCGTGGTCGCGCTGGCGCTACACGGTCGCCGTGTTCGCTGTATCCGCCGCCGCTCTGATTGCCCTGTTCTGGCGCACGGCGCTGTCCATGGAAGCGACCTGGCGCGGCAATGACAGTTACCAGCACACCTATCTGGTGCCGCTGATCCTGGCCTATCTGGTGTGGGAGGACCGCGACCGTCTGGCGCGTGTGATGCCGCGAGCAGACTGGCGCGGGCTGGCCGTGGTGTTGCTGGCGGCGCTGGGCTGGGTGCTGGGCGCCGCGGGACAGGTGCAGGTGGTGCAGCAGGTTGCGCTGATCGGCATGGTCCAGGGCCTTGTGCTGGCCCTGTTCGGCTGGCCCGTCGTGCGTGTGCTGCTGTTCCCGCTGATGTTCATGCTGTTCCTGGCCCCCATGGGCGATTTTCTCGTTCCCACGCTACAGCGCTGGACGGCGGATGTGGTGGTCTGGTTCGTCGAGTTGACCGGAGTCGCCACCACGACCGATGGCTTCATGATTACCCTGCAGGACGGCATCCAGCCCTGGCATCGCTTCCAGGTCGCCCGCGAATGTTCCGGCATCCGTTACCTGACCGCCATGTTCCAGATCGGCCTGCTGACGGCCTATCTGCTGTACCGAAGCTGGCCGCGGCGGGTGGCTGCCGTGCTGGTGGCCGTGGCCGTGCCCATCGTCGCCAACTGGGTCCGCGCCGTGGGGATCGTGCTGATCGCCTATCATACCGAGGGCCGGCGCGGCATGGACGTAGATCACATCATCTACGGCTTCTGGTTCTTCCTGTTCGTTCTGGCGGTCTATATCGGCATCTGCTGGCTGTTCGCCGAGCCGCCGCCCCAGCGCCGCCCGGCGGTGTTCTCCGCCGAGACCGCGCCGGCCGGCTTCCGCCGCAAGCTGGCGGTCATTGGCGCACTGGCGGTGCTGGCCGGAGTCCTCGCCGCCTATTCCAGCAATATCCGGCTGGCCGGCACGGCGCCCGCCGGGGCCGTGCTTTCCGCGCCGCCGCAGGCCGGCGACTGGCGCCGCACGGCCTATATGGGACTCGACTGGCGGCCGGTCTTCGCGGGCGCCGACGAAGAATTGCTTGCCCGGTACAGCAAGGGCGGCACCGCCATCGATGTCTACATGGCCCGCTATCTGCAGAAGACGGCGGCGGGCGAACTGGTCGGCTATGGCAACGATCTGGCCGGTAGCGGCTGGGACAGCCTGGGCGAACGGCGGAAAGCGACGCTGGAGGTTGACGGAGAGCCTGTCACCGTCCGATATGTCCGCCTCGCGCAGCCGGATCGCAAGCGCGTGGTGTTCTACTGGTACCGGGTTGGCGGAGGCAATGTGAGCAGCGACGTTATGGCGAAAATCGAAACCACGAAGGTGCGTCTCTTCTACAAGGACTCCATGTCCGGCGTGATTGCGATCGCCATCGACGAGGATGCCGACATGGCCACGCTGACTGCCCAGGTGCAGAACCTGGTCACGGCCCTGTCACCTGTATCCCTGCTGGGAGACCGCTGA
- a CDS encoding TIGR03087 family PEP-CTERM/XrtA system glycosyltransferase, whose protein sequence is MEDLLYLAHRIPYPPNKGDKIRSWHILQHLAARYRVHLGCFIDDPADWQHTDMLERLCAGTFFAPLPRLRSRLRSLTGLLRGEALSVACYRDAAMRDWVRATVAAVKPRTAFLYSSQTGVYLDALSGLRTVMDLVDVDSDKWAQYAKAQSGPMRLLYEREARTLGRFEAQVAGQVDACLLVSEPEAALFRDRVPQAAGKTFALTSSVDTDRFSPARGYPDPFPAGGPMIAFTGAMDYWPNVDAVCWFAREILPLIRQRVAEARFYIVGFKPAPEVQALAGLPGVTVTGAIADTRDYIAHADCIVAPLRVARGIQNKVLEAMAMEKPVVISRHAAQGLTGLQPGEVAVADTAASMAEAVTAVLSGQPGMPDGQAARRRVLANYGWEANLKVLDRVLQP, encoded by the coding sequence ATGGAGGACCTGCTCTACCTGGCGCACCGAATCCCGTATCCGCCCAACAAGGGCGACAAGATACGCTCGTGGCACATCCTGCAGCACCTGGCGGCACGCTACCGGGTGCATCTGGGATGCTTCATCGATGATCCGGCGGACTGGCAGCATACGGATATGCTGGAGCGCCTATGCGCCGGCACGTTCTTCGCCCCGCTTCCGCGGCTGCGCTCGCGGCTGCGCAGCCTCACCGGCCTGCTGCGCGGCGAGGCGCTGAGTGTTGCCTGCTACCGCGACGCCGCCATGCGCGACTGGGTTCGCGCCACCGTAGCGGCGGTGAAACCGCGTACTGCCTTCCTGTATTCCTCACAGACCGGCGTCTATCTGGATGCGCTGTCGGGCCTGCGCACCGTCATGGACCTGGTCGACGTGGATTCCGACAAATGGGCGCAATACGCCAAGGCGCAGTCGGGACCCATGCGCCTGTTGTACGAACGCGAGGCACGCACGCTGGGCCGCTTCGAGGCGCAGGTGGCCGGGCAGGTCGATGCCTGCCTGCTGGTCTCCGAGCCCGAGGCGGCGCTGTTCCGCGACCGGGTGCCTCAGGCGGCCGGGAAGACGTTCGCGCTGACCAGCAGCGTCGATACCGATCGGTTCTCGCCGGCGCGCGGTTACCCAGATCCCTTTCCGGCGGGCGGGCCGATGATCGCCTTCACCGGCGCCATGGATTATTGGCCCAATGTGGACGCGGTGTGCTGGTTCGCGCGCGAGATCCTGCCGCTGATACGCCAGCGTGTGGCCGAAGCCCGGTTCTATATCGTGGGGTTCAAGCCTGCGCCCGAGGTGCAGGCGCTGGCGGGCCTGCCGGGCGTGACGGTGACCGGCGCCATTGCCGACACGCGGGACTATATCGCCCATGCCGATTGCATCGTCGCGCCGCTGCGGGTGGCGCGCGGCATTCAGAACAAGGTGCTTGAGGCCATGGCCATGGAAAAGCCGGTGGTCATCAGTCGTCATGCGGCGCAGGGGCTGACCGGCTTGCAGCCGGGCGAGGTGGCCGTGGCCGACACCGCCGCTTCCATGGCCGAGGCGGTCACCGCCGTGCTTTCCGGCCAGCCGGGCATGCCGGATGGCCAGGCGGCGCGCCGCCGGGTGCTGGCGAACTATGGCTGGGAGGCCAATCTGAAGGTGCTCGACCGGGTGCTCCAGCCATGA
- a CDS encoding FemAB family XrtA/PEP-CTERM system-associated protein codes for MTITVREASPDDKGQWDAYVRAAPAATFFHLWGWRTAIENAYGHDCPYLVAENGGRVVGVLPLVRIKSLLFGHALMSTAFAVYGGPVGDTAEIVEMLAGHAMALADLLDVDHLELRAQIATGLGWPAKDGAYATFRRSITADPDANLKAIPRKQRAVVRKAIGRGLAAGIDRGLDRFFPLYAASVRNLGTPVFPRRWFAELLRAFPGESDVLTITADGVPVAAVLNFYFRDQVLPYYGGGGLEARRLGANDFMYYDLMCRAGARGCTMFDFGRSKVGSGAFAFKRNFGFEPEPLHYEYYLWRGDRLPDASPNNPKYRLMIAVWSRLPLAVANRLGPLVSRYLG; via the coding sequence ATGACCATCACGGTCCGCGAAGCGTCGCCGGACGACAAGGGGCAATGGGACGCCTATGTCCGCGCCGCGCCCGCCGCCACGTTCTTTCATCTGTGGGGCTGGCGGACCGCCATCGAGAACGCCTATGGCCACGATTGTCCGTACCTGGTTGCCGAGAACGGGGGCCGGGTTGTCGGCGTGCTGCCGCTGGTGCGGATCAAAAGCCTGCTGTTCGGGCATGCCCTGATGTCGACCGCGTTCGCGGTCTATGGTGGCCCGGTCGGCGATACGGCCGAGATCGTGGAGATGCTGGCCGGTCACGCGATGGCGCTCGCCGACCTGCTCGACGTGGATCATCTGGAACTCCGCGCGCAGATCGCCACCGGCCTCGGCTGGCCGGCGAAGGATGGGGCCTACGCCACCTTCCGGCGCTCCATCACCGCCGATCCGGACGCCAACCTGAAAGCGATACCGCGCAAGCAGCGGGCTGTCGTGCGCAAGGCCATCGGACGCGGTCTGGCCGCGGGGATCGACCGCGGCCTCGACCGGTTCTTCCCGCTCTATGCGGCCAGCGTTCGAAACCTGGGCACGCCGGTATTCCCCAGGCGATGGTTTGCTGAATTGCTTCGCGCGTTTCCCGGAGAATCCGACGTTCTCACGATCACGGCCGACGGCGTGCCTGTCGCCGCGGTGCTCAACTTCTACTTCCGCGATCAGGTCTTGCCCTATTATGGCGGCGGCGGACTGGAGGCGCGGCGCTTGGGGGCGAACGATTTCATGTATTACGACCTGATGTGCCGCGCAGGCGCGCGCGGCTGCACGATGTTCGATTTCGGGCGCAGCAAGGTCGGGTCCGGCGCATTCGCCTTCAAGCGCAATTTCGGCTTTGAGCCCGAGCCACTGCACTACGAATATTATCTGTGGCGCGGCGACCGGTTGCCCGACGCCAGCCCCAACAACCCGAAATACAGGCTGATGATCGCGGTGTGGTCGCGCCTGCCGCTGGCGGTGGCGAACAGGCTGGGTCCGCTCGTCTCGCGGTATCTGGGATAG
- a CDS encoding XrtA system polysaccharide deacetylase: protein MRNALTVDVEDYFQVQAFAGQIGERDWDGLPHRVERNTNKVMDLFAENGVKATFFTLGWVAERYPALLRRMAAEGHEIASHGFRHRRVGDMTHAQFRDDTRHTKALLEDLSGTAVNGYRAASFSIDARTLWAHDVLAEEGHTYSSSIYPIAHDIYGMPGGERFSHRAGTGALIEVPVSTVALLGKRLPCGGGGYFRLLPYAWSRWAWRRVNGRDGQPAMFYFHPWEIDPDQPRQHGAPLRSRVRHYSRLSAMEGKIRRALRDFEWDRMDRVFLDG, encoded by the coding sequence ATGCGCAACGCGCTGACCGTCGACGTCGAGGACTACTTCCAGGTCCAGGCCTTCGCCGGCCAGATCGGCGAGAGGGACTGGGATGGCCTGCCGCACCGGGTCGAGCGCAACACCAACAAGGTCATGGATCTGTTCGCCGAGAACGGGGTGAAGGCCACGTTCTTCACCCTGGGCTGGGTCGCGGAGCGCTATCCGGCGCTGCTGCGGCGCATGGCCGCCGAAGGTCACGAGATCGCCAGCCATGGCTTCCGCCACCGCCGCGTCGGCGACATGACGCACGCCCAGTTCCGGGACGACACGCGGCACACCAAGGCGCTGCTGGAGGATCTGTCCGGCACCGCGGTGAACGGCTACCGGGCAGCCAGCTTCTCCATCGACGCCCGGACCCTTTGGGCCCATGACGTCCTGGCCGAGGAGGGGCACACCTACAGCTCGAGCATCTATCCCATCGCCCACGACATCTATGGCATGCCCGGCGGCGAGCGATTCAGCCACCGGGCCGGAACGGGCGCACTCATCGAGGTGCCGGTCAGCACCGTCGCGTTGCTCGGCAAGCGGTTGCCCTGCGGCGGCGGCGGCTACTTCCGGCTGCTGCCCTATGCCTGGTCGCGCTGGGCATGGCGGCGGGTGAACGGACGCGATGGGCAACCGGCCATGTTCTATTTCCATCCCTGGGAGATCGATCCGGATCAGCCCCGCCAGCACGGCGCGCCGCTGCGGTCGCGGGTCCGGCACTATTCCCGGCTTTCGGCCATGGAAGGCAAGATCCGCCGCGCCCTGCGCGATTTCGAATGGGACCGCATGGACAGGGTCTTTCTCGATGGATGA
- a CDS encoding TIGR03016 family PEP-CTERM system-associated outer membrane protein yields MRCRRATNPRCVVILSLAVLPILATSQTASAAKWRVTPRLEAQVAYTDNVDLDNAGKESDLVFRVEPGLAIKADGNRLKFQADYDGTLLHFVNDGRTQWRNHLRSKLHAEVIEDHFYIDATGVMAEPFVDNTGSVTFSDTNFSINRRQTMSYSVEPSFEHRLFDIADMRWTYLFRYVTVAKPRSDDPTPRFIDSYMSHRGQVSADSGDRLGRFHWGATASYDRRHRGDGREAEEIDAHLDLEYRIVRWLGVTGTAGYQKITDPDLNDDINGLAWHAGLRFNPTRNTDVKLWYGKQDGENSFGADAVYRRKRWKFGVTYLHQITTTHRRFADINEDGQFNDFDFFVSDFGSLLDPDDIVFGIENDTFGSNRLEVNAQWEKRLFSWDARAYYEVRKFDTTDREIHEYDIKTRFSQRLNHRTRAVLHLRHRHTDFDLGPSRVDNFYGARAELHYTFSKYLDAELAYVFSLLDSNQSINDQTENVIQFNLRVTF; encoded by the coding sequence GTGAGATGCAGACGGGCCACGAACCCGAGATGCGTCGTCATCCTGTCCCTTGCAGTATTGCCGATCCTGGCCACCAGCCAGACGGCGTCGGCTGCCAAGTGGCGCGTTACGCCGCGCCTCGAGGCGCAGGTCGCCTATACGGACAATGTGGACCTGGACAATGCCGGCAAGGAATCCGATCTGGTTTTCAGGGTCGAGCCGGGGCTGGCGATCAAGGCCGATGGCAACCGGCTGAAGTTCCAGGCCGACTACGACGGCACGCTGCTGCACTTCGTCAATGACGGCCGCACCCAGTGGCGCAACCATCTGCGCTCGAAGCTTCATGCTGAGGTGATCGAGGATCATTTCTATATCGACGCCACCGGCGTCATGGCCGAGCCGTTCGTGGACAACACCGGTTCGGTGACGTTCTCGGACACCAATTTCTCGATCAACCGGCGCCAGACCATGTCCTATTCGGTCGAGCCCAGCTTCGAGCACCGCCTGTTCGATATCGCCGACATGCGGTGGACCTATCTGTTCCGCTACGTGACGGTCGCCAAGCCCCGGTCAGACGACCCCACGCCACGTTTCATCGACAGCTATATGAGCCACAGGGGCCAGGTTTCGGCGGACAGCGGCGACCGGCTTGGCCGCTTCCACTGGGGCGCCACGGCCTCCTATGACCGCCGGCATCGCGGCGATGGACGCGAGGCCGAGGAGATCGACGCCCATCTCGACCTCGAATACAGGATTGTGCGTTGGCTTGGCGTGACCGGCACGGCGGGCTACCAGAAGATCACCGACCCGGATCTCAACGACGATATCAACGGACTGGCGTGGCATGCGGGCCTGCGCTTCAACCCGACGCGCAACACCGACGTGAAGCTGTGGTACGGCAAGCAGGATGGTGAAAATTCGTTCGGCGCCGACGCGGTCTATCGCCGCAAACGGTGGAAGTTCGGGGTCACCTACCTGCACCAGATCACCACCACCCACCGCCGCTTCGCCGACATCAACGAGGACGGCCAGTTCAACGATTTCGACTTTTTCGTCAGCGACTTTGGCAGCCTCCTCGACCCCGACGACATCGTGTTCGGCATCGAGAACGACACCTTCGGAAGCAACCGGCTGGAAGTAAACGCCCAGTGGGAAAAGCGGCTGTTCTCCTGGGATGCGCGCGCTTATTACGAAGTGCGCAAGTTCGACACCACGGACCGCGAAATCCATGAATACGACATCAAGACGCGATTCTCCCAACGATTGAACCACCGTACGCGGGCCGTGCTGCATTTGCGTCACCGGCACACCGATTTCGACCTGGGGCCGAGCCGGGTGGACAACTTCTACGGCGCCCGGGCCGAGCTGCACTATACGTTCTCGAAATATCTGGATGCCGAATTGGCCTATGTCTTCTCCCTGCTCGATTCAAACCAGTCGATCAACGACCAGACCGAGAACGTGATCCAGTTCAACCTGCGGGTGACATTCTGA
- a CDS encoding XrtA-associated tyrosine autokinase, protein MGTDDANKNLIERAAQRIADARSADDPAQADAGKAALETEAEPLPLTPEAEVPAEPDADAEQRARDRRRSQSAMIDLDRLRQGGFIVPDDAPTRVAEEFRIVKRQLLRKALPSSPDLIPNGNLLMVTSTQPGEGKTFCSINLALSIASERDLTVMLIDADVARPQLLSALDIDADKGLIDVLVDDRLDVADCLLRTNIDNLTVLPAGRPHPGATELLSSEKMAALLEEMARRYHDRIVIFDSSPVLASSAPGVLAARMGQIMFVVEADRTRETQVMEALSLISDCRHISLLLNKARFMGGKVRFGSYYEYYRS, encoded by the coding sequence ATGGGCACGGATGACGCCAACAAGAACCTGATCGAGCGCGCCGCGCAGCGGATCGCCGATGCCCGGTCGGCCGACGATCCGGCGCAGGCCGACGCCGGCAAGGCCGCCCTGGAGACCGAGGCTGAACCGCTTCCCCTGACGCCAGAGGCAGAAGTCCCTGCCGAGCCGGATGCGGATGCCGAGCAGCGGGCACGCGACCGGCGGCGCTCCCAATCCGCCATGATCGATCTCGATCGTTTGCGCCAGGGCGGTTTCATTGTCCCCGATGACGCGCCGACCCGCGTGGCCGAGGAGTTCCGCATCGTCAAGCGTCAGCTGCTGCGCAAGGCGCTGCCGAGCAGCCCGGACCTGATTCCCAACGGCAACCTGCTGATGGTCACCAGCACCCAGCCGGGCGAGGGCAAGACCTTCTGTTCCATCAACCTGGCCCTGTCCATTGCCTCCGAGCGCGATCTGACGGTCATGCTGATCGACGCGGACGTGGCACGGCCTCAGTTGCTGAGCGCACTGGACATCGACGCCGACAAGGGCCTGATCGATGTGCTGGTCGACGACCGTCTCGACGTGGCCGACTGTCTGCTGCGCACCAACATCGACAATCTGACGGTGTTGCCTGCCGGCCGTCCCCATCCAGGCGCCACGGAGCTGCTGTCGTCCGAGAAGATGGCGGCGCTGCTCGAGGAAATGGCGCGCCGCTACCATGACCGGATCGTGATCTTCGACAGCTCGCCGGTGCTTGCCTCCAGCGCGCCGGGCGTTCTCGCCGCGCGCATGGGCCAGATCATGTTCGTGGTCGAGGCCGATCGCACGCGCGAGACTCAGGTGATGGAGGCGCTGTCGCTGATCAGCGATTGCCGTCACATCAGCCTGCTGCTCAACAAGGCGCGCTTCATGGGCGGCAAGGTGCGGTTTGGTTCGTATTACGAATATTACAGGAGCTGA
- a CDS encoding XrtA system polysaccharide chain length determinant: MNDNYVQLLLLLRSLWLRRWYALGVAWLVTLGGWMYVTSIPDMFRSSAQIYIDTDTMLNDLLQGVTVDVDTNRQVQVMQQTLLSRPNMERVLRMADLDLTATSDAQVAAMAAQIRTRVELTPVAPNLFRLSYEDHDRQKTQRVVQSLLTIFVESNLGLSRQDISQARRFLDEQIRDYEQQLSEAEQRRAQFRRDNIGLLPGDENYFARMQREKSELSDLQRQYNDAALMRAELARQSLAVPRFIAIRTASGTNRDSFGAADQIAEMRRKLGELDAQGYTPLHPDVVAAQESLDKALEDYDRERAAATNQNAGDDESPLNPNATMINPVWEQIQVKLVDADTNLASLKSRIAGKETMIAQFDELAKTVPNVEAELMRVDRDYEVVKKKYEDLLQRRESARITQDLEGKTDKVQFRVIEPPDLPRAPSSPNRPALLSASLLIGLAAGLGVAFLLSQVHHTFSTANRLRASFDLPVLGTISAVPFDSYSRRRRIEIASFSVVLAGLVVAYVFVMTYRIAPVALWGSS; the protein is encoded by the coding sequence ATGAACGATAATTACGTACAACTCCTGCTTCTGTTGCGCTCGCTGTGGCTGCGCCGCTGGTATGCGCTCGGCGTGGCCTGGCTGGTGACGCTTGGCGGCTGGATGTATGTAACGTCGATTCCCGACATGTTCCGGTCCTCTGCCCAGATCTACATCGACACGGACACGATGTTGAACGACCTGCTTCAGGGCGTGACTGTGGATGTCGACACCAATCGCCAGGTCCAGGTGATGCAGCAGACGCTGCTCAGCCGGCCGAACATGGAGCGGGTGCTGCGCATGGCAGACCTGGACCTGACCGCGACCAGCGACGCGCAGGTCGCGGCCATGGCCGCCCAGATCCGCACCCGCGTCGAGCTTACGCCGGTCGCCCCCAACCTGTTCCGCCTGTCCTACGAGGATCATGACCGCCAGAAGACCCAGCGGGTCGTCCAGTCGCTGCTGACCATCTTCGTCGAGAGCAACCTTGGGCTGAGCCGCCAGGATATTTCGCAGGCCCGCCGGTTCCTTGATGAACAGATCCGCGATTACGAGCAGCAATTGTCCGAGGCCGAACAGCGCCGGGCCCAGTTCCGCCGCGACAATATCGGCCTGCTGCCGGGCGACGAAAACTATTTCGCCCGCATGCAGCGCGAGAAGAGCGAACTTTCGGATCTGCAGCGGCAATACAACGACGCCGCGCTGATGCGTGCGGAACTGGCGAGGCAGTCGCTGGCCGTGCCGCGCTTCATCGCCATTCGCACGGCCAGCGGCACCAACAGGGATTCGTTCGGCGCCGCCGACCAGATCGCCGAAATGCGGCGCAAGCTGGGAGAACTGGATGCCCAGGGCTATACGCCGCTCCATCCCGACGTTGTCGCCGCCCAGGAATCGCTCGACAAGGCGCTCGAGGATTACGACAGGGAGCGGGCCGCCGCCACCAACCAGAATGCCGGCGACGACGAAAGCCCGCTCAATCCCAACGCGACCATGATCAATCCGGTGTGGGAGCAGATTCAGGTCAAGCTGGTGGATGCCGACACCAACCTGGCCAGCCTCAAATCCCGCATAGCCGGCAAGGAAACCATGATCGCGCAGTTCGATGAACTGGCGAAGACCGTCCCGAATGTCGAAGCCGAGTTGATGCGGGTGGACCGCGACTACGAGGTGGTGAAGAAGAAGTACGAGGATCTGCTGCAGCGGCGTGAATCCGCGCGGATCACCCAGGACCTGGAAGGCAAGACCGACAAGGTGCAGTTCCGCGTGATCGAGCCGCCCGACCTGCCGCGCGCGCCCAGCAGCCCGAACCGTCCCGCCCTGCTGTCGGCGTCGTTGCTGATCGGCCTGGCCGCGGGCCTTGGCGTCGCGTTCCTGCTCAGCCAGGTGCATCACACCTTTTCCACCGCAAACCGGCTGCGGGCCAGTTTCGACCTTCCGGTACTGGGTACGATCTCGGCCGTGCCGTTCGACAGCTACAGCCGGCGGCGGCGGATCGAGATCGCGTCGTTCTCGGTCGTGCTGGCCGGTCTTGTTGTGGCATATGTATTTGTCATGACCTACCGGATTGCGCCGGTTGCCCTCTGGGGATCCAGCTGA
- a CDS encoding XrtA/PEP-CTERM system exopolysaccharide export protein yields the protein MNWTRLLLAAALALAVAACGATHERLPAAEFVSPAEGPGPDYIIGPLDTVNVFVWRNQEVTTTVTVRPDGRISVPLIEDMPATGKTPTQLARDIEGALSKYIRNPIVTVIVSGFTGPFAQQVRVVGEATEPQAIPFRANMTLLDVMISVGGLTEYAAGNRSTLVRYNTESKRQEEYTVRISDLIRDGDVSANVKINPGDVIIIPESFF from the coding sequence ATGAATTGGACGCGGCTGCTACTTGCCGCTGCCTTGGCGCTTGCTGTCGCTGCCTGCGGCGCCACCCATGAACGTCTTCCCGCGGCCGAATTCGTCTCCCCGGCTGAAGGGCCCGGACCGGACTACATCATTGGTCCGCTCGACACGGTCAATGTGTTCGTCTGGCGCAACCAGGAGGTCACCACCACAGTGACCGTGCGCCCCGACGGCCGCATATCCGTGCCGCTTATCGAGGACATGCCGGCCACGGGCAAGACGCCGACCCAGCTGGCGCGCGACATCGAGGGCGCGCTGTCCAAATACATCCGCAATCCGATCGTCACCGTCATTGTCTCGGGCTTCACCGGACCCTTCGCGCAGCAGGTGCGCGTGGTCGGCGAGGCAACCGAACCGCAGGCCATTCCCTTCCGCGCCAACATGACCCTGCTCGACGTGATGATCAGCGTCGGCGGTCTGACCGAATATGCGGCGGGCAACCGGTCGACGCTCGTGCGCTACAACACGGAAAGCAAGCGGCAGGAGGAATATACCGTGCGGATCAGCGACCTGATCCGCGACGGCGACGTATCCGCCAATGTGAAGATCAATCCGGGCGACGTGATCATCATCCCGGAGAGTTTTTTCTGA